The segment GATAAATGGCGTTTCCATCATCAATCAGATCTATCCGAAGGAGAAATTGGGTTTAGAATTCATTCATCGATTGGAAAATCTACAATCCAATTTGGAAAGCCATCGCCAACAGAATTTCATCGGTTCTATGCTAATGCATCATAGCATGCGCAGCACGGAGTTTATGAGCCGTTGGATAGAGGCGAAGAATAAAAGGTAGGAGGCCTCACCCTGAACTTGTTTCAGGGTCTAAAGCAGATGCTGAAACGAGTTCAGCATGAACGTTAGTAAAACACCGCTACTTCCTCCAACGTTTTTCGTTCCAGATCAGGCACTTCAGCACCTTTAGCAGCATATCCCACAGGAATCAACAGAAACGGTTTTTCGTTCTCAGGACGATTTAAAACTTTCGAAAGAAAATTCATCGGGCTCGGAGTGTGCGTCAAAGCCACCAAACCAGCATTATGAATGGCTGCTAAGAGAAAACCACTTGCCAAACCGACACTTTCAGTTGCGTAATAGTTATTCTTCTTTTCGCTATCGACCAATTCATAAGAGCGTTTCATCACTATAATGAGCCATGGAGCGATTTCCAGAAATGGCTTGATGTGGTCGGTGCCGAAAGGTTCCAGGTCTTTGAGCCAACGCTCACTCATTCGTCCGTGGTAATTCTCATACTCTTCTTTTTCTGCGGCTTCGCGAATTTTCGATTTAATGTCTGCAGAACTCACTGCACAGAAAGTCCATGGCTGCATGTGCGCACCTGATGGCGCTGTTGAAGCAGTTCGAATCAGATTCTCAATCACTTCTCTCGGAACAGGTTTGTCCGAGAACGTCCGCAAGGATCTGCGCTTATTCATGAATTGGTAAAAATCTGTCGACCGTTGATGCATTTCTGCTTCGGGGAAATTAAGTGGCCCGTAAGGAATGAAGCCGTCTTTCGAATCTGTCATCTTCTGTGCTTTGGGTTATGAAGCTAGTATAAAGATTCCTATACATTTGCCGCGAATCCGACTGATGTCGGGCTAAAAGTCTCAATATGAAATTCGGAACCAAAGCAGTACACGCTGGTGTAGAGCCAGATCCAACAACGGGAGCCATCATGACTCCGATCTATCAGACATCAACCTACGTGCAAGCGGCACCTGGCGATCACAAAGGATACGAGTATTCTCGAACTGGAAATCCAACACGAAATGCGTTGGAAAAAGCCATTGCCGAGTTGGAAAATGGAAGCTACGGTGCTTGTTTTGGTAGTGGAATGGCTGCTATTGACTGCGTTATAAAAATGCTGAAACCGGGCGATGAGGTAATCAGTACGAACGATCTATATGGCGGAACCTACCGTCTGTTCACGAAGATCTATGAAGGATTCGGTATCAAATTCCATTTTGTACCGATGGGCGATTTGGAATCCGTGAAAGCCAAGGTGAATGCCAATACCAAACTCATTTGGGTAGAAACACCAACCAATCCGATGATGAACATCATTGATATTGAAGCAATGTCTAAGATCGCGAAAGCGGCCGGAGCTCTTTTGGCGGTCGATAATACATTTGCCACTCCAGCACTTCAGCAACCGCTTGATCTTGGTGCCGATATCGTGATGCATTCGGTAACGAAATACTTGGGTGGTCATTCAGATGTGGTGATGGGCGCCTTGGTTGTGAAAGACAAAGCTCTTTCAGAACGGATGTATTTCATTCAGAATAGCAGCGGAGCCGTTTGCGGACCGATGGATAGCTTCTTGGTGCTACGCGGATTGAAAACGCTTTCTATAAGGATGAAACAGCATTGTATCAACGGAAAAGAAATTGCCCATTGGCTGAAGGATCATCCAAAAGTGGACAAAGTCTATTGGCCAGGTTTTGAATCTCATCCGAATCACGAAGTGGCCAAAAAGCAGATGAGCGGTTTTGGTGGAATGGTTTCTTTCACATTGAAGGAAAACACCATCGCGGCAGCAACCAAAGTGCTTTCGAACACGCATCTTTTTGCCTTGGCAGAAAGTCTGGGCGGAGTGGAATCGCTTCTAGGTCACCCGGCCAGCATGACGCATGCTTCCATCCCGAAAGAAGAAAGAGAGAAGACGGGTGTTGTAGACTCGCTTATCCGTTTGAGCATAGGAATAGAAGATCCCGAAGACCTGATAGCCGACCTAAAAGCTGCATTAGGGTAATATTCGTTACATAAAACCGCGACTCTCGAACTTATATTTGTGAGTGAACATAAACCGAATGATGAAGAATTTTCCCTTGATTTTTGCAGCCGTGCTGCTTTCAATAGTTTCAACACAGGCTCAAAACGCACATTGCGGTTTTGATGCTCAGTTTGAAAAGATGCTTGAGCAAGACCCCGCTGGTCTACAGAGGATTTTAGAGTTTCAGGATCAAGCCACTGATATTGCCCGTCAGAATGCCGAATATGAAGGAGAACGAGGCGGGCCACGCATCATCCCAACGGTGTTCCATGTCATTCATCAAGGTGGAAATGAGAACATCAGCTACGAGCAGATTGAGGATCAAATGCGCATTCTGAATGAGGACTACAGCAGGTTAAATGCCGATGCTGTGAATACTCGTCCTGAGTTTCAGGGTGTGGCTGCAAATCCGAATGTTGAATTCCGTTTGGCCAAATTGGATCCACAAGGAAATTGTACTGATGGTGTGGTTCGCGTATGGTCGTCATTGACCTATAACGCTTCTGACGACAATGGTGTTAAAGGTGTGAGCTATTGGCCAAGCACGAAGTATTTCAATGTATGGGTTGTGGCTTCAATTGCTGGAGATGGTACCAGTGGTGGGATCACCTTAGGCTATGCTCAGTTCCCAGGATTTGGAAGTGCCAACACGGACGGAGTTGTGGTGCGTGGAGATTTTATTGGAAGCATTGGTACTGCTGCGAACAACACGAATGTGGGTCGCACCTTGACACATGAAGCAGGTCATTGGCTCGGTTTGTTCCATACGTTTCAAGGTGGTTGCGCTGGCGGATTCTTTGATGATGGTTGCGATGACACTCCTCCAACTGCCGAGGCAAATTACGGCTGCCCGCTTACGCGAAACAGCTGTACAAACGACAGTCCAGATATAATTGATCAAGTAGAGAATTACATGGATTATTCAAATGGAACGTGTCAGAACATGTTCAGTCTTGATCAGAAAGCAAGAATGGATGGCGTCCTTTCCGGAACGCGTGCACAGCTGATTTCCAGCAATAACTTGAACAGTACGGGAGTTTTACTTAGCGAGACTCCATGTGCTCCAAAGGCAGATTTCTTTGCGCTGCAACGACTAACCTGCACAGACGAGCCCATAGTGCTATCTGATGCCAGTTTCAACGGCACCGTAGATACTTACAGCTGGAGCATGCCAGGTGGCACTCCAAGTACTTCAAGTAGCGCCAATCCATCGGTTTCCTTCGCTTCTCCAGGCGTTTATTCTATTACACTAACGGTGAGCAATGCCGAAGGAACTGATAGCCATACACAAACAGATTACGTAACGGTTATTCCGGGGTCGGCTCAGATCACAAGCTATTTCAGTTTTGAAGGATTTGAGGAAGATCAGGAAGATTACCTCGTTTTTTCTGATGGCGTGGGATCAACATGGCAAGAGACGAATACGGCCTTTACAGACAACAAAAGCATCTACCTGAATAATTACAGCACAAATCCATCAGGAAGCACGGATGAATTCCAACTTCCGTCTGTGGATATGACCCAAATGAATGATCCGGACCTTTATTTCCGATTAGCCTACAAACAGCGTTCGGGTGGAGAATCAGACAACCTTCGAGTGTATGTTTCTAAAGATTGTGGGCAGAATTGGGCGCTGCGCTACAACAAAAGTGGGGCATCGCTATCAACGGTAAGCGGTACTCAAAGCTCTGCTTATACGCCAAGTTCAAGTGCAGATTGGGAGCTGGTGAACGTGAATCTGGGAAGTTATGCCAATGAAGAGAATCTATTGGTGAAATTCAGAGGAGTGAGCGAGAAAGGAAATAACATTTACATCGATGACATTCAAATTTCCGGGCCACTTGGTGTAAACGACCAGCAGGCCGATTTTGAGTTTACTGTGAGTCCAAATCCGTTGGTAGATAATGCGCAGATCAATTTGGAAGTGGCAAATTCTGGGAATTACGGAATCACGTTGATGGACGTGGCCGGGAAAATAGTAGCGACAATTCATCAAGGAACACTCTTGAGCGGAGCGCACCGATTCACATTAGACCGTTCCATGGTACAGAGCGCTGGAATCTACTTGCTGCAAATTCAAGGAACTGCAGGAAGAACGGTCAAAAAACTGGTTGTGGAGTAATCCTTCAGCATTGGACGAATTGCAAAACAAAGGCGTGGGTTTCCACGCCTTTGGTGTTTTTACATACGTTGCAAAGTATTGTACTCGCATTGTTGAGGAGGTTTCCCATGTAATTTTAGTGTAAATGAATGGCTTGTTCCTTTTCGGAATTTCTGCATTCTATTGATCAAACCACATGAAACCTACCACATGAAAAGCATTTTACAAACCACTGCATTATTGACCCTGCTTGTTGCCATCGGCTGTCAACAGCCATGCACCACCACCACTTTCAACGTGAACAAATACTCGGGCGACACCGTTTTTGTCAAGCGTGCCTATGCCATTTGTGGCGATACATTGAACTACTATGAAAGACAAGTGACAAGCGACTCAATAGTCGTTTCTGAGGGCGAAGTGCTGAATGGAAAGAAGGAGGGTCAATGGAAGACCAGCGGATGGAACAAAACCGTTTCCGATTATCAACATGGAATTGCGCTACGGGTTG is part of the Flavobacteriales bacterium genome and harbors:
- a CDS encoding nitroreductase family protein, giving the protein MTDSKDGFIPYGPLNFPEAEMHQRSTDFYQFMNKRRSLRTFSDKPVPREVIENLIRTASTAPSGAHMQPWTFCAVSSADIKSKIREAAEKEEYENYHGRMSERWLKDLEPFGTDHIKPFLEIAPWLIIVMKRSYELVDSEKKNNYYATESVGLASGFLLAAIHNAGLVALTHTPSPMNFLSKVLNRPENEKPFLLIPVGYAAKGAEVPDLERKTLEEVAVFY
- a CDS encoding T9SS type A sorting domain-containing protein — protein: MKNFPLIFAAVLLSIVSTQAQNAHCGFDAQFEKMLEQDPAGLQRILEFQDQATDIARQNAEYEGERGGPRIIPTVFHVIHQGGNENISYEQIEDQMRILNEDYSRLNADAVNTRPEFQGVAANPNVEFRLAKLDPQGNCTDGVVRVWSSLTYNASDDNGVKGVSYWPSTKYFNVWVVASIAGDGTSGGITLGYAQFPGFGSANTDGVVVRGDFIGSIGTAANNTNVGRTLTHEAGHWLGLFHTFQGGCAGGFFDDGCDDTPPTAEANYGCPLTRNSCTNDSPDIIDQVENYMDYSNGTCQNMFSLDQKARMDGVLSGTRAQLISSNNLNSTGVLLSETPCAPKADFFALQRLTCTDEPIVLSDASFNGTVDTYSWSMPGGTPSTSSSANPSVSFASPGVYSITLTVSNAEGTDSHTQTDYVTVIPGSAQITSYFSFEGFEEDQEDYLVFSDGVGSTWQETNTAFTDNKSIYLNNYSTNPSGSTDEFQLPSVDMTQMNDPDLYFRLAYKQRSGGESDNLRVYVSKDCGQNWALRYNKSGASLSTVSGTQSSAYTPSSSADWELVNVNLGSYANEENLLVKFRGVSEKGNNIYIDDIQISGPLGVNDQQADFEFTVSPNPLVDNAQINLEVANSGNYGITLMDVAGKIVATIHQGTLLSGAHRFTLDRSMVQSAGIYLLQIQGTAGRTVKKLVVE
- a CDS encoding cystathionine gamma-synthase is translated as MKFGTKAVHAGVEPDPTTGAIMTPIYQTSTYVQAAPGDHKGYEYSRTGNPTRNALEKAIAELENGSYGACFGSGMAAIDCVIKMLKPGDEVISTNDLYGGTYRLFTKIYEGFGIKFHFVPMGDLESVKAKVNANTKLIWVETPTNPMMNIIDIEAMSKIAKAAGALLAVDNTFATPALQQPLDLGADIVMHSVTKYLGGHSDVVMGALVVKDKALSERMYFIQNSSGAVCGPMDSFLVLRGLKTLSIRMKQHCINGKEIAHWLKDHPKVDKVYWPGFESHPNHEVAKKQMSGFGGMVSFTLKENTIAAATKVLSNTHLFALAESLGGVESLLGHPASMTHASIPKEEREKTGVVDSLIRLSIGIEDPEDLIADLKAALG